A section of the Pseudomonas fluorescens genome encodes:
- a CDS encoding PepSY-associated TM helix domain-containing protein: protein MKHKTLTQAMAWLHTWSGLVFGWLLFAIFLTGTLAMFDKEIDSWMRPEIPTSSLSQSAAAQQALGYLARQHPEAKTWNIGLPGERSDTLTVSAGEQRRGGGMALDPHTGEPLAVRETAGGGFFFRFHFTLNLPRDLGIWAVGLAAMAMLVALISGIVIHKKFFKEFFTFRPAKGQRSWLDAHNATAVLVLPFHLMITYTGLVIFYLIYMPAAVDALFDGDRDNLGRALRGAPAEQQVRGERPKRSEAAELTALEPLLAEAERAMGPVSSLSIHNPGRSDARIEARPVLGNRIELTKGQSMLFDGVSGEVLRQPAVSRPSLLTQKVMAGLHFAQFGGYAMRWLYFVCGLASCAMLATGVVLFTVKRRRRHDSEGAVGALLYHIAERLNVAAVAGLMVACAAFLWANRLLPVELAQRGGWEVRVFFLVWLLSLGHAILRPWRSAWREQLALAAVLCLGLPALNLLGDSQGDYFYLELTCVGLGLLLAWPCWKLYLPPKERSARPVAKQTVAQVN, encoded by the coding sequence ATGAAGCACAAGACCCTGACCCAGGCCATGGCCTGGCTGCACACCTGGAGCGGGTTGGTGTTCGGCTGGCTGCTGTTTGCGATCTTCCTCACCGGTACCCTGGCGATGTTCGACAAGGAAATCGACAGCTGGATGCGCCCGGAAATCCCCACCTCCAGCCTGTCGCAAAGCGCCGCCGCACAACAGGCCCTCGGCTATCTGGCGCGCCAGCATCCCGAGGCGAAGACCTGGAACATCGGCCTGCCCGGCGAGCGCTCCGACACCCTGACGGTATCGGCCGGCGAACAACGGCGTGGCGGCGGCATGGCGCTCGACCCGCATACCGGCGAACCCCTGGCCGTGCGCGAAACCGCCGGAGGCGGGTTCTTCTTCCGCTTCCACTTCACCCTCAACCTGCCCCGTGACCTGGGGATCTGGGCCGTTGGCCTGGCCGCCATGGCCATGCTGGTGGCACTGATCAGCGGGATCGTGATCCACAAGAAGTTCTTCAAGGAGTTCTTCACCTTCCGCCCGGCCAAGGGCCAGCGCTCGTGGCTGGATGCGCACAATGCGACGGCGGTGCTGGTGCTGCCCTTTCACCTGATGATCACCTATACCGGGCTGGTGATTTTCTATTTGATCTACATGCCGGCGGCGGTGGATGCGCTGTTCGACGGTGATCGCGACAACCTGGGCCGCGCCCTGCGTGGCGCGCCCGCCGAGCAGCAGGTGCGCGGCGAACGCCCCAAGCGCAGCGAAGCGGCCGAGCTGACGGCGCTTGAACCGCTGCTGGCCGAGGCCGAGCGAGCCATGGGGCCGGTGTCCAGCCTGTCGATCCACAACCCCGGGCGCAGCGATGCGCGGATCGAGGCAAGGCCGGTGCTGGGCAATCGCATTGAGCTGACCAAGGGCCAGAGCATGTTGTTTGACGGGGTCAGCGGCGAAGTCCTGCGCCAACCGGCAGTCAGCCGGCCAAGCCTGCTGACGCAAAAGGTCATGGCCGGCCTGCACTTTGCGCAGTTTGGCGGCTACGCCATGCGCTGGCTGTACTTTGTCTGCGGCCTGGCCAGTTGCGCGATGCTGGCAACCGGTGTGGTGCTGTTTACCGTCAAGCGCCGCCGCCGCCACGATAGCGAAGGCGCTGTCGGTGCCCTGCTCTACCACATCGCCGAACGCCTGAATGTGGCGGCGGTGGCCGGCTTGATGGTGGCGTGCGCGGCCTTTTTGTGGGCCAACCGCTTGCTGCCCGTGGAGCTGGCGCAGCGCGGTGGCTGGGAGGTGCGGGTGTTTTTCCTGGTGTGGCTGCTGAGCCTGGGCCACGCGATTCTGCGCCCCTGGCGCAGTGCCTGGCGTGAGCAGTTGGCGCTGGCCGCTGTACTCTGCCTGGGCCTGCCGGCGCTGAACCTGCTGGGGGATAGCCAGGGTGACTACTTCTATCTGGAGTTGACCTGCGTGGGCCTGGGCCTGCTGCTGGCCTGGCCGTGCTGGAAACTGTACCTGCCACCCAAGGAACGCAGCGCACGGCCCGTGGCCAAGCAAACTGTGGCGCAGGTCAATTGA
- a CDS encoding DUF3649 domain-containing protein produces MKSQSPAWPTLSRIVAALLGGYLFTYGFTAALARLLPMDKVDALVVASLPSFLVYTLAILWVFACRSAWRAWAGMALALPLAAIGFWPQWREVLG; encoded by the coding sequence ATGAAAAGCCAATCCCCTGCCTGGCCGACGCTCTCGCGGATAGTCGCCGCGCTGCTCGGCGGTTACCTGTTTACCTATGGGTTTACCGCCGCCCTGGCGCGCCTGTTGCCCATGGACAAGGTAGATGCCCTGGTGGTCGCCAGCCTGCCCTCCTTCCTGGTCTACACCCTGGCGATTCTCTGGGTCTTTGCCTGCCGTAGCGCTTGGCGCGCCTGGGCCGGGATGGCCCTGGCGCTGCCCTTGGCCGCGATTGGCTTCTGGCCACAATGGCGCGAGGTGCTGGGATGA
- a CDS encoding sensor histidine kinase: protein MRLPHRHSLLWKLIGLLAVLCLLVVSLQVNVSQRIYEATARLPAPTRYILNEYARQAETAWRAHGAVGVDEFLQNLRAQEQVWAAVVDGHQSLSSQALTTAEQHKLDFVRQIDWPVGRPGGRPTFYIPFSDGAARLVMELPLRLDPRQGRGWWDILLRQVLPTCLALLFGVLLYRVLISPLVILRRQANALSAGDLASRVGPQVTRRRDELGELARAFDHMAERLESTVVLQRRLLRDLSHELRTPLSRLRVAGEREPDPGALRQRLEREVQGMERLIGSTLELVWLDTERPSMPVEAVEMEPLWDLLREDACFESGWSSERLPCELPAGVWVLGNLNGLAQALENILRNAIRHSPEQGVVRLTGTLEGDFWHLCIQDQGPGIEPDKLEQIFLPFTRLNAARPGGDGYGLGLSIARSIVQLQGGQLWAQNTTPGLCLHLRLKVYKL from the coding sequence ATGAGGCTGCCCCACCGCCATTCGCTGTTGTGGAAGCTGATCGGCTTGCTGGCGGTGCTGTGCCTGCTGGTGGTCAGCCTGCAAGTGAATGTGAGCCAGCGTATCTATGAAGCCACCGCACGCCTGCCCGCCCCCACCCGATACATCCTCAATGAATACGCGCGCCAGGCCGAAACAGCCTGGCGCGCACACGGCGCGGTGGGGGTCGATGAGTTCCTGCAAAACCTGCGTGCCCAGGAGCAGGTATGGGCGGCGGTGGTGGACGGCCACCAGTCGCTGTCCTCCCAGGCGCTGACCACGGCTGAGCAACACAAACTGGACTTTGTGCGCCAGATCGACTGGCCAGTGGGCCGCCCGGGTGGGCGGCCGACTTTCTATATTCCGTTCAGCGACGGTGCGGCACGTCTGGTCATGGAATTGCCGCTGCGCCTGGATCCCCGCCAGGGCCGCGGCTGGTGGGACATTTTGCTGCGCCAGGTGCTGCCGACATGCCTGGCGCTGTTGTTTGGCGTGCTGTTGTACCGGGTACTGATTTCGCCGCTGGTGATCCTGCGGCGCCAGGCCAATGCCCTGAGTGCCGGTGACCTGGCCTCCCGGGTCGGCCCCCAGGTCACGCGCCGGCGCGATGAGTTGGGGGAGTTGGCCCGGGCCTTCGATCATATGGCCGAGCGCCTGGAAAGCACGGTGGTGTTGCAACGGCGCTTGTTGCGGGACTTGTCCCACGAACTGCGCACGCCCTTGAGCCGGCTGCGGGTGGCCGGTGAGCGCGAGCCCGATCCCGGTGCCCTGCGCCAGCGCCTGGAACGCGAAGTGCAAGGCATGGAGCGCTTGATCGGCAGCACCCTGGAGCTGGTCTGGCTGGATACCGAGCGCCCGTCGATGCCGGTGGAGGCGGTAGAGATGGAGCCGCTGTGGGACCTGCTGCGCGAAGACGCCTGTTTTGAAAGTGGCTGGTCCAGCGAGCGCCTGCCCTGCGAACTGCCCGCCGGCGTTTGGGTGCTGGGCAACCTCAATGGCCTGGCCCAGGCCCTGGAAAATATCCTGCGCAATGCCATCCGCCACTCCCCCGAACAGGGCGTGGTGCGTTTGACCGGCACCCTTGAGGGCGACTTCTGGCACCTGTGCATCCAGGACCAGGGCCCGGGGATCGAACCGGACAAACTGGAGCAGATCTTTCTGCCCTTCACCCGCCTCAATGCCGCCCGCCCGGGGGGTGACGGTTATGGCCTGGGGTTGTCGATTGCGCGCAGCATCGTGCAGTTGCAAGGCGGCCAGCTATGGGCACAGAACACCACGCCGGGGCTGTGCCTGCATCTGCGGCTCAAAGTGTATAAGTTGTAA
- a CDS encoding response regulator transcription factor has protein sequence MHAQPSLPAARRILAVEDDPVLAAHLDSHLGQRGFDVTLRQNGGEIVELVRAQPFDLILMDIMLPGSSGLEVLAQLRRHQRVPVILMSALGAEQDRITGFSQGADDYLPKPFSMLEMDVRIDAILRRVAYEHEVPGTARHEDPQLTFDEQRTDVSLNEQWADLTTTEYRVLETLVAHVDEVLTKAFLYQQVMHRAYSRHDRSLDMHVSRIRRKLQAIGYTAGRVETVRSTGYMLTRLES, from the coding sequence ATGCATGCCCAGCCTTCGCTCCCCGCTGCGCGCCGCATCCTCGCCGTCGAGGATGACCCGGTGCTCGCCGCCCACCTGGACAGCCACCTGGGCCAACGTGGCTTCGATGTCACGTTGCGCCAGAACGGTGGAGAAATCGTCGAACTGGTGCGCGCCCAGCCTTTCGACCTGATCCTGATGGACATCATGCTGCCAGGCAGCAGCGGCCTGGAGGTGCTCGCGCAACTGCGCCGCCACCAACGGGTGCCGGTGATCCTGATGTCGGCCCTCGGTGCCGAGCAGGACCGCATCACCGGTTTCAGCCAGGGCGCCGACGATTACCTGCCCAAGCCGTTCAGCATGCTGGAGATGGATGTGCGCATCGATGCGATCCTGCGCCGGGTGGCCTATGAACATGAGGTACCCGGCACGGCTCGCCATGAGGACCCGCAACTGACGTTCGACGAGCAACGCACCGATGTCAGCCTCAATGAGCAATGGGCCGACCTGACCACCACCGAGTATCGGGTGCTGGAAACCCTGGTGGCCCATGTCGATGAGGTACTGACCAAGGCGTTCCTGTACCAGCAGGTGATGCACCGCGCCTATTCCCGGCACGATCGCAGCCTGGATATGCATGTCAGCCGGATCCGGCGCAAGTTGCAGGCCATCGGCTACACCGCCGGGCGCGTGGAGACGGTCAGAAGTACAGGCTACATGCTGACCCGGCTGGAATCATGA
- a CDS encoding tyrosinase family protein produces MIVAKPTWATDIQGLFTAPYWIPPADRANVAGSWVRCMNAYDVFLQDPDSVKTWSETIYQHLASRNMPLTLDDRQFWPIDALETFRLWVNQGWRLNSFSPFDIAERIPPPDLPHPVKRVRQDIRALSQEQLDLYRARLDDVMQIGNPDSGSPWQRYAYIHTNWCLHYQEAFALWHRAYLLYLEALIDCPIPYWDWMAEDASVDGSPQAGLPQAFLDETYVHPHSGEVRRNPLRYAAAKDGRSKVCASGNVEAVDCRFVQRNPLFYTQGDQQRVKRTQLYGMSRIFQQQVVDALQFKTFSQPQGVPGYPWANITVFDPPQQDDLYPNRALNFDGLYEQPHDNYHGWIGGDMADNAYTAFDPVFCSYHANIDRVLEIWIRANPAAQYTTVCLLQPFAGSQADTVTFTSADAWRYTTLGDMAQDSRHIGYDYGPPVAPPFGAHRASAKACCPHSAPPAQDPVQASGPWVVFDHVRCTHDTYLIDVFLNQPDATPQQVNADNPHYVGRFSRIGMGLVDDKGRCITQGVCRALNAARSATALQLGPTDAVQLSLLVTHLDSGRVLAPQEYAPLPGFIAQLVWDDPRQTVADPPPSAGCCAASPPTPHGDLS; encoded by the coding sequence ATGATCGTCGCGAAACCGACATGGGCCACTGATATCCAAGGGCTTTTTACCGCGCCTTACTGGATCCCCCCCGCAGACCGCGCCAACGTCGCAGGCTCCTGGGTGCGCTGCATGAATGCCTACGATGTGTTCCTGCAAGACCCCGATTCGGTCAAGACCTGGTCCGAAACCATCTACCAGCACCTGGCCTCGCGCAACATGCCGCTGACCCTGGATGACCGGCAATTCTGGCCCATCGACGCCCTGGAAACCTTCCGCCTGTGGGTCAACCAGGGCTGGCGCCTGAACAGTTTTTCGCCCTTTGATATCGCCGAACGCATCCCGCCACCGGATCTGCCGCATCCGGTCAAGCGCGTGCGCCAGGACATTCGCGCCTTGAGCCAGGAGCAACTGGACCTGTACCGCGCGCGGCTGGACGACGTGATGCAGATTGGCAACCCGGACAGTGGCTCGCCCTGGCAGCGTTATGCCTATATCCACACCAACTGGTGCCTGCATTACCAAGAAGCCTTCGCCCTGTGGCATCGCGCCTACCTGCTGTACCTGGAGGCGTTGATCGATTGCCCGATCCCGTATTGGGACTGGATGGCCGAGGACGCCAGTGTCGATGGCAGCCCCCAGGCCGGTCTGCCCCAGGCCTTTCTCGATGAAACCTATGTGCACCCCCACAGCGGCGAGGTGCGGCGCAACCCCTTGCGCTATGCGGCGGCCAAGGATGGTCGCTCGAAAGTCTGTGCCTCGGGCAATGTCGAGGCTGTGGACTGCCGGTTCGTGCAACGCAACCCCCTGTTCTACACCCAGGGCGACCAGCAGCGCGTCAAGCGCACCCAACTGTATGGCATGAGCCGGATTTTCCAGCAGCAGGTGGTCGATGCCCTGCAATTCAAGACCTTCAGCCAGCCCCAGGGCGTGCCGGGGTATCCCTGGGCCAATATCACCGTGTTTGATCCGCCGCAACAGGACGACCTGTACCCCAACCGCGCGCTGAATTTCGACGGTCTCTACGAACAGCCCCACGACAACTATCACGGCTGGATCGGTGGCGATATGGCCGATAACGCCTACACCGCGTTTGACCCGGTGTTCTGCTCCTACCACGCCAATATCGACCGCGTGCTGGAGATCTGGATCCGCGCCAACCCGGCGGCGCAGTACACCACCGTGTGCCTGCTCCAGCCGTTTGCCGGCAGCCAGGCCGATACGGTCACGTTCACCAGTGCCGATGCCTGGCGCTATACCACCCTGGGCGATATGGCCCAGGACAGCCGGCATATCGGCTATGACTACGGGCCACCGGTGGCGCCGCCGTTTGGTGCGCACCGTGCTAGCGCCAAAGCCTGCTGCCCACACAGCGCCCCCCCTGCCCAGGACCCCGTGCAGGCCAGCGGCCCGTGGGTGGTGTTCGACCATGTGCGCTGCACCCACGACACCTATCTGATCGACGTCTTCCTCAACCAGCCCGACGCCACGCCCCAGCAGGTCAATGCTGATAACCCGCACTACGTCGGGCGCTTCAGTCGCATCGGCATGGGGCTGGTGGATGACAAGGGGCGCTGCATCACCCAGGGCGTCTGCCGTGCGCTCAATGCCGCGCGCAGTGCCACGGCCTTGCAGCTTGGCCCCACGGACGCGGTGCAGTTGAGCCTGCTGGTCACCCATCTCGATAGTGGCCGGGTATTGGCGCCGCAAGAGTACGCGCCGCTGCCTGGCTTTATCGCCCAACTGGTGTGGGACGACCCACGCCAGACCGTTGCCGACCCTCCCCCGAGTGCCGGTTGCTGCGCCGCGTCACCCCCCACACCCCATGGAGATCTGTCATGA
- a CDS encoding Lrp/AsnC family transcriptional regulator: MDLKILGKLQKDCTQSLDLLSDSVGLSSTSCYRRIRRLESVGIIKAKVAVLDEKKLGIQVTAFFLIKLDKDSNDIDRKMQHILVNHPEIQDCYLMTGEFDFVMVAKFRDATEYTEYIYRFLDTYRDIPIRTYSSTLVVRTVKKSYELPLQGVQHLPPDL; encoded by the coding sequence ATGGATCTGAAAATTCTCGGCAAATTGCAGAAAGATTGCACCCAGAGCCTGGACCTGCTGAGCGACAGCGTGGGGCTGTCCTCGACCAGTTGCTACCGGCGCATCCGACGCCTGGAGAGCGTGGGGATCATCAAGGCCAAAGTCGCGGTGCTGGATGAAAAAAAGCTGGGGATCCAGGTCACCGCGTTCTTTTTGATCAAGCTGGACAAGGACAGCAACGACATTGACCGCAAGATGCAGCACATCCTGGTCAATCACCCGGAGATTCAGGACTGCTACCTGATGACCGGGGAGTTCGATTTTGTGATGGTGGCCAAGTTTCGCGACGCCACGGAGTACACCGAATATATCTATCGGTTTCTCGACACCTACCGGGATATTCCGATTCGTACGTATTCGTCGACGTTGGTGGTGCGCACAGTGAAGAAGTCTTATGAGCTGCCGTTGCAGGGAGTGCAGCACCTGCCTCCAGACTTGTAG